The genomic window TGCAAAAGCAAAGAAGCCTCACTCTGTGGGGGAAACTCTTGTAAAACCCTGCCTTTTGAGTGCTGCAAATACTGTGCTTGgggaagaaagccaaagaaagTTATCAAAGATTTCCTTATCAGATAACACAGTGAAGCGTCGCATTGACCAACTTTCAGAAGACATAAAAGAACAAGTTTTGGACAAGATAAAAGCATCTCGCTTCTTTGCAATACAGTGCGATGAAAGTACTGATGTTGCTCACCTCTGCCAGCTGCTTGTTTATTCTCGATTCGTGGATGAAGGAACtgtgaaagaagaaattctttTCTCAGCAGCACTGGAGACAACAGCAAAGGCCATCGATGTTTTTTCAAAGGTTGATGAGTTTTTCCAAGAGCACGGTCTTTCATGGGAAAAATTAGTCGGTGTTTGTACTGATGGTGCCCCATCAATGATTGGATCTCGCTCTGGATTTGTGAagctggtgaaagaaaaaaatcctgctGTAACTGGGACTCACTGTGTTATCCACAGACAGTCATTAGCAAGCAAAACTCTGCCTAGTAATCTACGCAGTTCACTGAATTTGGCAATAAAAGTGGTGAATTTTGTAAAGAATAGCTCTTTGAATTCTAGGCTTTTCGCAGCTCTTTGCTCAGATTTGGGCACTGATTACAAGACTCTCCTGTTTCACACCGAAGTCCGCTGGCTTTCCAAGGGAAACATGCTGAGTCGTCTTTACGAGCTCAAAGATGAAGTGGAAATTTTCTTGCAGAAGCAGAAACAAGACAAA from Scylla paramamosain isolate STU-SP2022 chromosome 40, ASM3559412v1, whole genome shotgun sequence includes these protein-coding regions:
- the LOC135092374 gene encoding protein FAM200C-like; translated protein: MKLDSSSVFHQETWKLVEASYELSLLIAKAKKPHSVGETLVKPCLLSAANTVLGEESQRKLSKISLSDNTVKRRIDQLSEDIKEQVLDKIKASRFFAIQCDESTDVAHLCQLLVYSRFVDEGTVKEEILFSAALETTAKAIDVFSKVDEFFQEHGLSWEKLVGVCTDGAPSMIGSRSGFVKLVKEKNPAVTGTHCVIHRQSLASKTLPSNLRSSLNLAIKVVNFVKNSSLNSRLFAALCSDLGTDYKTLLFHTEVRWLSKGNMLSRLYELKDEVEIFLQKQKQDKLYEAFREEDFQLSYLVDFFEAINNLNLKLQGRNTNIIAHSDVIRAFTEKIHLWKRKVQVGNFSSFSHLNELLSEKRNIEQYDVTKEVLSHLHSLAEEFMHYFPDVSMENSLWTLVQNPFNTDVELLLESLQEEAIDLKCDSSAKRDFETMKLEEFWVKYLPIYPKVGEEALRVILPFSSTYLCEAGFSALVVLKTKQRNRLDVENDLRCALSSFNPRISDLVRKKQQHPSH